One stretch of Cellulomonas wangsupingiae DNA includes these proteins:
- a CDS encoding DUF4118 domain-containing protein — protein sequence MARGRLRVLLGAAPGVGKTYAMLEEGRRLRDEGRDVVVAVVETHGRAATAAMVDGLEVVPRRVVRHRGVELTEVDVDAVLARRPDVALVDELAHTNAPGLAHTKRWQDVDTLLDAGIDVLSTVNIQHIESLNDVVEKITGVVQRETIPDAVLRAADQIEVVDLAPQALRDRLAGGHVYPAERIDAALSNYFRLGNLTALRELALLWLADEVDAALRLYRTEHGIDSPWEARERVVVTLTGGPEGETLIRRGARIAARSAGGQLLAVHVTSQDGLRGAAPGALAHQRELVEQLGGTYHQVVGDDVPRALVEFATAVDATQLVIGVSRRGWLTTALSGPGIGATVTREAGKIDVHVVNHAAAGGRPRLPRIGGALTLRRRVAGFALAVVGGPLLTWVLVAARGEDTASTDVLAYQLLVVLVALVGGAWPAVYAAVLSGLTIDYFFVEPYRTVTVADPVQLLTLVLYVVIAVLVSVVVDRAARTTRAAHRAAAESELLATVAGGVLRGQDAVQALVDRAREAFGMTAARLVVDGTVLASDGDVPPGEPSSTVAVDERAVLELYGSDLAASERRLLNVIAVQLRAALEHSDLASVASAVDHLTESDRVRSALLSALSHDLRRPLSAATAAVGGLRTAGDRLSAADRAELLDTADESLRALATLMTDLLDVSRLDAGVLAFARAHVDVADVVVPALDELGLGPHEVELDLDLEVPPVVADPVLLQRVMVNLLANATRHAPPGTRVRVATSAFAGAVQIRVVDHGPGIPRERRDDVFVPFQRLGDTDNSTGLGLGLALSKGFVTGMSGTLTPEDTPGGGLTMVVALPAVAAPGGTGGTARTAEGAA from the coding sequence ATGGCGCGTGGACGGCTCCGCGTCCTGCTCGGGGCGGCACCGGGCGTCGGCAAGACGTACGCGATGCTCGAGGAGGGCCGCCGCCTGCGCGACGAGGGACGTGACGTCGTGGTCGCGGTCGTGGAGACCCACGGCCGCGCCGCGACGGCCGCCATGGTCGACGGGCTCGAGGTGGTGCCGCGCCGCGTCGTGCGGCACCGGGGGGTCGAGCTGACCGAGGTCGACGTCGACGCCGTGCTGGCCCGCCGGCCGGACGTCGCGCTGGTCGACGAGCTCGCGCACACCAACGCCCCGGGCCTGGCGCACACCAAGCGCTGGCAGGACGTCGACACGCTGCTCGACGCCGGGATCGACGTGCTGTCGACGGTCAACATCCAGCACATCGAGTCGCTCAACGACGTCGTCGAGAAGATCACGGGCGTCGTCCAGCGCGAGACCATCCCCGACGCGGTGCTGCGTGCGGCCGACCAGATCGAGGTCGTCGACCTCGCGCCGCAGGCGCTGCGCGACCGGCTCGCGGGCGGGCACGTGTACCCGGCCGAGCGCATCGACGCCGCGCTGTCGAACTACTTCCGCCTCGGCAACCTCACGGCGCTGCGCGAGCTCGCGCTGCTGTGGCTGGCCGACGAGGTCGACGCCGCCCTGCGGCTGTACCGCACCGAGCACGGCATCGACAGCCCGTGGGAGGCGCGCGAGCGGGTCGTCGTCACGCTCACCGGCGGGCCCGAGGGGGAGACGCTCATCCGCCGGGGCGCGCGCATCGCGGCCCGCTCGGCCGGGGGGCAGCTGCTCGCCGTGCACGTGACCAGCCAGGACGGGCTGCGCGGCGCCGCACCCGGCGCGCTGGCGCACCAGCGCGAGCTCGTCGAGCAGCTCGGCGGGACGTACCACCAGGTCGTCGGTGACGACGTGCCCCGCGCGCTCGTGGAGTTCGCGACCGCGGTGGACGCCACCCAGCTCGTCATCGGCGTCTCGCGCCGTGGGTGGCTCACCACCGCGCTCAGCGGGCCGGGCATCGGGGCCACGGTCACGCGCGAGGCGGGCAAGATCGACGTGCACGTCGTCAACCACGCCGCTGCCGGCGGGCGGCCGCGGCTGCCGCGCATCGGCGGTGCGCTGACGCTGCGACGCCGCGTCGCGGGGTTCGCGCTCGCGGTCGTCGGCGGGCCGCTGCTGACGTGGGTGCTCGTGGCGGCCCGCGGCGAGGACACGGCGAGCACCGACGTGCTGGCCTACCAGCTCCTGGTCGTCCTCGTCGCGCTCGTGGGCGGGGCGTGGCCCGCGGTGTACGCCGCCGTGCTGTCGGGTCTGACGATCGACTACTTCTTCGTCGAGCCGTACCGCACGGTCACCGTCGCCGACCCGGTGCAGCTGCTGACGCTCGTGCTGTACGTCGTCATCGCCGTGCTGGTCAGCGTGGTGGTGGACCGCGCGGCCCGGACGACGCGCGCGGCGCACCGCGCCGCCGCGGAGTCCGAGCTGCTGGCCACCGTCGCGGGCGGCGTGCTGCGCGGGCAGGACGCGGTGCAGGCGCTCGTCGACCGCGCGCGCGAGGCGTTCGGCATGACGGCCGCGCGGCTCGTCGTGGACGGCACGGTGCTCGCGTCGGACGGCGACGTGCCGCCGGGGGAGCCGTCCTCGACCGTGGCCGTCGACGAGCGCGCGGTGCTCGAGCTGTACGGGTCGGACCTGGCGGCGTCCGAGCGACGGCTGCTCAACGTCATCGCGGTGCAGCTGCGTGCCGCGCTCGAGCACAGCGACCTCGCGTCGGTGGCCAGCGCGGTCGACCACCTCACCGAGTCCGACCGCGTGCGCAGCGCGCTGCTGTCCGCGCTCAGCCACGACCTGCGCCGCCCGCTCAGCGCCGCGACGGCCGCCGTCGGGGGCCTGCGCACGGCGGGCGACCGGCTCAGCGCCGCCGACCGCGCCGAGCTGCTGGACACCGCCGACGAGAGCCTGCGCGCGCTCGCGACGCTCATGACCGACCTGCTCGACGTCAGCCGGCTCGACGCGGGCGTGCTGGCGTTCGCGCGCGCGCACGTCGACGTCGCCGACGTCGTGGTGCCGGCCCTCGACGAGCTGGGGCTGGGCCCGCACGAGGTCGAGCTCGACCTGGACCTCGAGGTGCCGCCGGTCGTCGCCGATCCCGTGCTGCTGCAGCGCGTCATGGTGAACCTGCTGGCCAACGCGACGCGCCACGCGCCGCCGGGCACGCGGGTGCGCGTCGCGACCAGCGCGTTCGCCGGGGCCGTGCAGATCCGCGTCGTGGACCACGGCCCGGGGATCCCGCGCGAGCGGCGCGACGACGTCTTCGTGCCGTTCCAGCGCCTCGGGGACACCGACAACTCGACCGGGCTAGGGCTGGGGCTGGCGCTCTCGAAGGGGTTCGTCACGGGGATGAGCGGGACGCTGACACCCGAGGACACACCGGGCGGCGGGCTCACGATGGTGGTGGCGCTGCCGGCCGTCGCGGCCCCGGGTGGCACGGGTGGCACGGCGCGCACGGCGGAGGGTGCGGCATGA
- a CDS encoding bile acid:sodium symporter family protein: MRTPTWLRWLDPLTAMILGVLVLALVVPVPDGVGAGLDTVRTGAIVLLFFLYGARMPTREVVDGLRRFRLQGSMLAATYLVFPVLGLAVQLLPDAVLDPDLRRGLLYLSVLPSTVQSSVVMTSIARGNVAGAITGATISNVLGVLLTPLLVAVLLGATGGGLDGSAVSGILVQLLLPFVVGQCVQPWIGGWLRRHGRLTKVTDRATILLVVFTAVSEAQSEGAWDDLTVGTFVALLVVCGVVLAVMLALTWWGGARLGLDRGDRIALLMCGSKKSAATGLPMAAVLFAPAVAASVALPVIAFHQLQIVVCAVLARRLAGAAPDPA; encoded by the coding sequence ATGAGGACTCCCACCTGGCTGCGGTGGCTCGACCCGCTCACCGCGATGATCCTCGGCGTCCTCGTCCTGGCGCTGGTCGTGCCCGTCCCCGACGGGGTCGGCGCGGGTCTGGACACCGTGCGGACCGGCGCGATCGTCCTGCTGTTCTTCCTGTACGGCGCGCGGATGCCGACGCGGGAGGTCGTCGACGGGCTGCGGCGGTTCCGGCTGCAGGGGTCGATGCTCGCGGCCACGTACCTGGTCTTCCCGGTGCTCGGCCTGGCGGTCCAGCTGCTGCCCGACGCGGTCCTCGACCCCGACCTGCGCCGCGGCCTGCTCTACCTGTCGGTGCTGCCGTCGACCGTGCAGTCGTCGGTCGTCATGACGTCGATCGCGCGGGGCAACGTCGCCGGGGCGATCACCGGCGCGACCATCTCCAACGTGCTGGGCGTGCTGCTGACGCCGCTGCTGGTCGCCGTGCTGCTCGGGGCCACCGGTGGTGGGCTCGACGGCAGCGCCGTGAGCGGGATCCTCGTGCAGCTGCTGCTGCCGTTCGTCGTCGGCCAGTGCGTGCAGCCGTGGATCGGCGGGTGGCTGCGGCGGCACGGCAGGCTCACCAAGGTGACCGACCGCGCGACGATCCTGCTGGTCGTGTTCACCGCCGTCAGCGAGGCGCAGTCCGAGGGTGCCTGGGACGACCTGACGGTCGGGACGTTCGTGGCGCTGCTCGTCGTGTGCGGCGTCGTGCTCGCCGTGATGCTCGCGCTGACGTGGTGGGGCGGCGCGCGCCTCGGCCTCGACCGCGGCGACCGCATCGCGCTGCTGATGTGCGGGTCGAAGAAGTCCGCGGCGACGGGCCTGCCGATGGCGGCGGTGCTGTTCGCGCCCGCGGTCGCCGCGAGCGTCGCGCTGCCGGTCATCGCGTTCCACCAGCTGCAGATCGTCGTCTGCGCGGTCCTCGCCCGCCGCCTCGCGGGCGCGGCTCCCGACCCGGCCTGA
- a CDS encoding glyoxalase superfamily protein: protein MECRLELVILPVSDVDRAKAFYAEQAGFVVDHDRRVSDDLRFVQLTPKGSACSIAFGEGLTDAAPGSVQGLQVVVDDADVAYADLVAHGVDAPPVEDLAWGRFTGFTDPDGNRWSVQQLPPRAS from the coding sequence ATGGAGTGCAGGCTGGAGCTGGTGATCCTCCCGGTGAGCGACGTGGACCGGGCCAAGGCGTTCTACGCGGAGCAGGCCGGCTTCGTCGTCGACCACGACAGGCGGGTGAGCGACGACCTGAGGTTCGTCCAGCTCACGCCGAAGGGGTCGGCGTGCTCGATCGCGTTCGGCGAGGGCCTCACCGACGCCGCGCCCGGGTCGGTCCAGGGGTTGCAGGTCGTCGTCGACGACGCGGACGTGGCGTACGCGGACCTCGTCGCGCACGGGGTGGACGCCCCACCCGTGGAGGACCTCGCGTGGGGCCGGTTCACGGGGTTCACCGACCCCGACGGCAACCGGTGGTCGGTGCAGCAGCTCCCGCCGCGGGCCTCCTGA
- the kdpA gene encoding potassium-transporting ATPase subunit KdpA, protein MTAPLALLSLGAVLLVLAALYRPFGDYMAHVYSTDRDWRVERGVYRVLGVAPRTEQTWPAYLRSVLAFSFVGMVVVYALQRTQQWLPWSLGLPAPSEHLSFNTAASFVGNTNWQSYSPEVTLGYTVQAAGLVVQNFVSAAVGMAVAVAVVRGFASRRSGTIGNFWVDLVRGCLRILLPVATVAALALVVGGVVQNVAGFTDVTTLAGGTQSIPGGPVASQEAIKMLGTNGGGFFNANSAHPFENPTQWTNLLQILLMLVIPFCLPRTFGRMVGDHRQGYAIAGTMAAIFTVSFLALVALESAAMGTAPQLAGAATEGKETRFGIVWTALFATTGTGTSTGAVNSMHDSYTALGGMLPMLNMMLGEVAPGGVGSGLYGMLVLAVIAVFVAGLLVGRTPEYLGKKVGPREIKLASLYILVTPTLVLAGTALSFAVPALRDSVEGTSIWNPGVHGMSEVLYAFTSAANNNGSAFAGITANTPWLNTALGVAILLGRFVPIALVLALAGSLAAQDKVPSSAGTLPTHRPQFVGLLAGVVVILTVLTYFPVLALGPLAEGLI, encoded by the coding sequence ATGACGGCCCCGCTGGCGCTCCTGAGCCTCGGAGCCGTCCTCCTCGTCCTCGCGGCGCTGTACCGCCCGTTCGGCGACTACATGGCGCACGTCTACAGCACCGACCGGGACTGGAGGGTCGAGCGCGGCGTCTACCGCGTGCTCGGCGTCGCCCCGCGCACCGAGCAGACGTGGCCCGCCTACCTGCGCAGCGTGCTGGCCTTCTCGTTCGTCGGGATGGTCGTCGTCTACGCGCTGCAGCGCACGCAGCAGTGGCTGCCCTGGTCCCTGGGGCTGCCGGCGCCCTCGGAGCACCTGTCGTTCAACACCGCCGCGTCGTTCGTCGGCAACACCAACTGGCAGTCGTACTCGCCCGAGGTCACGCTCGGCTACACCGTCCAGGCCGCCGGGCTGGTGGTGCAGAACTTCGTGTCCGCCGCGGTCGGCATGGCCGTCGCCGTCGCCGTCGTCCGCGGGTTCGCCTCCCGACGCTCGGGCACGATCGGCAACTTCTGGGTCGACCTCGTGCGCGGCTGCCTGCGGATCCTGCTGCCGGTCGCGACGGTCGCGGCGCTCGCGCTCGTCGTGGGCGGCGTCGTGCAGAACGTCGCGGGCTTCACGGACGTGACGACGCTCGCGGGCGGCACGCAGAGCATCCCCGGCGGGCCCGTGGCCTCGCAGGAGGCGATCAAGATGCTCGGCACCAACGGCGGCGGCTTCTTCAACGCCAACTCCGCGCACCCGTTCGAGAACCCGACGCAGTGGACCAACCTGCTGCAGATCCTGCTCATGCTCGTCATCCCGTTCTGCCTGCCGCGCACGTTCGGCCGCATGGTCGGCGACCACCGCCAGGGGTACGCGATCGCCGGGACGATGGCCGCGATCTTCACGGTGTCGTTCCTCGCGCTCGTCGCGCTGGAGTCGGCCGCCATGGGCACCGCCCCGCAGCTCGCGGGCGCGGCGACCGAGGGCAAGGAGACCCGCTTCGGGATCGTGTGGACCGCGCTGTTCGCGACGACGGGCACCGGCACGTCGACGGGCGCGGTGAACTCCATGCACGACTCGTACACCGCGCTCGGCGGCATGCTGCCGATGCTCAACATGATGCTCGGCGAGGTCGCGCCCGGCGGTGTCGGGTCCGGCCTGTACGGGATGCTCGTGCTCGCGGTCATCGCGGTGTTCGTCGCGGGCCTGCTCGTGGGCCGCACGCCCGAGTACCTGGGCAAGAAGGTCGGCCCGCGGGAGATCAAGCTCGCGAGCCTGTACATCCTCGTGACGCCCACGCTCGTGCTCGCGGGCACCGCGCTGAGCTTCGCGGTCCCCGCGCTGCGGGACAGCGTCGAGGGCACGTCGATCTGGAACCCGGGCGTGCACGGCATGTCGGAGGTGCTGTACGCCTTCACGTCGGCCGCCAACAACAACGGGTCGGCGTTCGCCGGTATCACCGCCAACACGCCGTGGCTGAACACGGCGCTCGGCGTCGCGATCCTGCTGGGCCGGTTCGTGCCGATCGCCCTCGTCCTCGCGCTCGCCGGGTCGCTCGCGGCGCAGGACAAGGTCCCGTCGAGCGCCGGGACGCTGCCCACCCACCGCCCGCAGTTCGTGGGGCTGCTCGCGGGCGTCGTCGTGATCCTCACGGTACTGACCTACTTCCCCGTTCTCGCGCTGGGTCCCCTGGCGGAAGGGCTGATCTGA
- a CDS encoding alpha/beta hydrolase: protein MTNDAPDTVVLVHGLWMTPRGWEHWVPYYEGKGLRVLTPGYPGFEIEVEALREDPDVIARLGVPETVDHLAAVIEALDAPPIIMGHSFGGTLTQLLLARGLGAAGVVINSAPTEGVRVTPLSQARSLFPALRNPASRHRAVGLTPEQFHYAFANTLSEEDSRAAWERYAIPAPGAWIWTYGLLANFTPGHQETWVDYAGDRAPLLFLAGEADHIMPASVNRSNARRWGASPAITEFHAFPGRDHWTCAAPGWETVADRALTWALEHAGAARPA from the coding sequence ATGACGAACGACGCCCCCGACACGGTCGTGCTCGTGCACGGACTGTGGATGACCCCGCGTGGCTGGGAGCACTGGGTCCCGTACTACGAGGGCAAGGGCCTGCGGGTCCTCACGCCGGGCTACCCCGGGTTCGAGATCGAGGTGGAGGCGCTGCGGGAGGACCCCGACGTCATCGCCCGGCTGGGCGTCCCCGAGACGGTCGACCACCTGGCAGCCGTGATCGAGGCCCTCGACGCACCGCCGATCATCATGGGCCACTCGTTCGGCGGGACCCTCACGCAGCTGCTGCTCGCGCGCGGCCTCGGGGCGGCCGGGGTCGTCATCAACTCGGCGCCCACCGAAGGGGTGCGCGTCACCCCGCTGTCCCAGGCCCGCTCGCTGTTCCCGGCCCTGCGCAACCCCGCCTCGCGGCACCGCGCCGTCGGCCTCACCCCGGAGCAGTTCCACTACGCCTTCGCCAACACCCTGAGCGAGGAGGACTCGCGCGCGGCGTGGGAGCGGTACGCCATCCCCGCGCCCGGCGCGTGGATCTGGACGTACGGGCTGCTGGCCAACTTCACGCCCGGCCACCAGGAGACGTGGGTCGACTACGCGGGGGACCGCGCGCCGCTGCTGTTCCTCGCCGGCGAGGCCGACCACATCATGCCGGCGAGCGTGAACAGGTCGAACGCCAGGCGCTGGGGCGCGTCGCCCGCGATCACGGAGTTCCACGCCTTCCCCGGGCGTGACCACTGGACGTGCGCCGCGCCGGGCTGGGAGACGGTCGCCGACCGGGCGCTGACGTGGGCCCTGGAGCACGCGGGCGCGGCGCGCCCGGCCTGA
- the kdpF gene encoding K(+)-transporting ATPase subunit F, with protein sequence MIVLELIAAVLAVAAVVYLVVALVKPERF encoded by the coding sequence GTGATCGTCCTCGAGTTGATCGCGGCCGTGCTGGCCGTCGCCGCGGTCGTCTACCTCGTCGTCGCGCTCGTGAAGCCGGAGCGGTTCTGA
- a CDS encoding 5'-3' exonuclease: MTKTLLAVDGNSLLHRSFHALAGSQLRTRDGQATWAVKGALSQILGAVDRVAADAVVIGFDDAGNNRRKTAHPHYKAHRTEKPADLVTQLSLAVDVFWSAGLHVVIPDGLEADDVLASAASTATAAGWHTVVCTSDRDAFALVDDSTSVLRIINGGVEASPVLTPERLRILLGIDAGQYRQYAAMRGDASDNLTGIRGIGEKTGIALLNAFGSVEAAFADVDTNGGARVAEVLGKACVKKLADPDGRAAFWENVELMTMRTDLDLEMDLTAASGPGLLPVDPQGLHDALARVEFHSLQWLAARVLASAGDDAVADAPGAVVARAPEPARVPVAVTAAAVDVEDDAEDDLTLF; encoded by the coding sequence ATGACGAAGACCCTGCTGGCCGTCGACGGCAACTCGCTCCTCCACCGGTCCTTCCACGCGCTGGCGGGCTCGCAGCTGCGGACCCGCGACGGGCAGGCCACGTGGGCGGTCAAGGGCGCGCTCTCGCAGATCCTCGGGGCCGTCGACCGGGTCGCCGCCGACGCCGTCGTCATCGGGTTCGACGACGCGGGCAACAACCGGCGCAAGACCGCGCACCCGCACTACAAGGCGCACCGCACCGAGAAGCCGGCGGACCTGGTCACCCAGCTCTCGCTCGCCGTGGACGTGTTCTGGTCCGCCGGGCTGCACGTCGTCATCCCGGACGGCCTCGAGGCCGACGACGTGCTCGCGTCGGCGGCGTCGACCGCCACCGCGGCCGGCTGGCACACCGTGGTCTGCACCTCCGACCGCGACGCGTTCGCCCTGGTCGACGACTCGACGTCGGTGCTGCGGATCATCAACGGCGGCGTCGAGGCCTCCCCCGTGCTGACCCCGGAGCGGCTGCGCATCCTGCTCGGCATCGACGCCGGGCAGTACCGCCAGTACGCGGCGATGCGCGGGGACGCGTCGGACAACCTCACCGGCATCCGCGGGATCGGCGAGAAGACCGGTATCGCGCTGCTGAACGCCTTCGGATCCGTCGAGGCCGCGTTCGCGGACGTCGACACCAACGGCGGCGCGCGCGTCGCCGAGGTCCTCGGCAAGGCGTGCGTGAAGAAGCTCGCGGACCCCGACGGGCGCGCGGCGTTCTGGGAGAACGTCGAGCTGATGACGATGCGCACCGACCTGGACCTGGAGATGGACCTGACCGCGGCGTCCGGCCCCGGGCTGCTGCCGGTGGACCCGCAAGGGCTGCACGACGCACTCGCCCGGGTCGAGTTCCACTCGCTGCAGTGGCTCGCAGCCCGCGTGCTCGCGTCCGCCGGCGACGACGCGGTCGCCGACGCCCCGGGCGCCGTCGTGGCACGCGCCCCGGAACCGGCGCGCGTGCCGGTCGCGGTCACCGCCGCCGCGGTGGACGTCGAGGACGACGCCGAGGACGACCTGACGCTCTTCTGA
- the kdpC gene encoding potassium-transporting ATPase subunit KdpC: protein MSTTTRSVGRTLAVAARAMIVLTLVLGVGYTAVVTGVAQLVAPAQADGSLVAGPDGEVVGSALIGQSFTGADGEPLPQYFQPRPSAAGDGYDAGASSGSNLGPENPDLVAAIEDRRARVAALEGVDPADVPADAVTASASGLDPHISPAYAALQVARVADARGLDGETVTALVARHTGGRGLGFVGEPTVNVLRLNLALDDLEG from the coding sequence ATGAGCACCACGACCCGCAGCGTCGGCCGCACCCTGGCCGTCGCGGCCCGCGCGATGATCGTCCTCACGCTCGTCCTCGGCGTCGGCTACACGGCCGTCGTCACGGGGGTGGCGCAGCTCGTCGCCCCAGCCCAGGCGGACGGCTCGCTCGTGGCGGGGCCCGACGGCGAGGTCGTCGGGTCCGCGCTGATCGGCCAGTCGTTCACCGGCGCCGACGGCGAGCCGCTGCCGCAGTACTTCCAGCCGCGCCCGTCGGCCGCGGGCGACGGGTACGACGCGGGCGCGTCGTCGGGGTCCAACCTCGGTCCGGAGAACCCGGACCTGGTCGCCGCGATCGAGGACCGGCGCGCGCGGGTGGCCGCGCTCGAGGGCGTCGACCCGGCCGACGTGCCGGCCGACGCCGTCACGGCGTCGGCGTCCGGACTGGACCCGCACATCAGCCCTGCGTACGCCGCGCTGCAGGTCGCGCGGGTGGCCGACGCGCGCGGCCTGGACGGGGAGACCGTCACGGCGCTCGTCGCGCGGCACACTGGGGGACGCGGCCTGGGGTTCGTGGGCGAACCGACCGTCAACGTGCTGCGGCTCAACCTCGCCCTCGACGACCTGGAGGGCTGA
- the kdpB gene encoding potassium-transporting ATPase subunit KdpB, with translation MSTTLTRPAEPTASAAAPAPTPSGAFTWTQVRAAVPGAFRKLDPRGMWRNPVMFIVWVGAALTSVIAVVEPFAGGPAPSGGTQVPAAFTAVIAVVLWLTVLFANLAESVAEGRGRAQADSLRRTRTATAAQKVAAYDEVADPDATRARLVEVSSADLRLGDVVVVTAGELVPGDGEIVQGIASVDESAITGESAPVIRESGGDRSAVTGGTRVLSDRIVVRITSKPGETFVDRMIALVEGASRQKTPNEIALSILLASLSIVFVVVALTLNPIASYAAAPVSVAVLVALLVCLIPTTIGALLSAIGIAGMDRLVQRNVLAMSGRAVEAAGDVTTLLLDKTGTITHGNRQAAEFLALGGTPQAELVRAAAVSSLADPTPEGTSIVDLARRNGVDVGQGVAGDIVPFTAQTRMSGLDEPDGTQIRKGAGTAVTAWLEAGGTPLADDLRAEMTAAVEHVAQSGGTPLVVAVKAPGQPGRVLGVVHLKDVVKEGLAQRFAELRSMGIRTVMITGDNPLTARAIAAEAGVDDFLAEATPEDKLALIRKEQEGGHLVAMTGDGTNDAPALAQADVGMAMNSGTSAAKEAGNMVDLDSDPTKLIDVVRIGKQLLITRGALTTFSIANDVAKYFAIIPAMFMGVFPGLQALNVMGLSSPSSAVLSAIIFNALVIVALIPLALRGVRYRPLDASAILGRNLLVYGVGGIVAPFVGIWLIDLVVRHLPGF, from the coding sequence ATGTCCACCACCCTCACGCGTCCCGCCGAGCCGACGGCGTCCGCCGCGGCACCGGCCCCCACCCCGAGCGGTGCGTTCACCTGGACGCAGGTCCGGGCAGCCGTGCCCGGGGCCTTCCGCAAGCTCGACCCGCGCGGCATGTGGCGTAACCCCGTGATGTTCATCGTGTGGGTCGGCGCCGCGCTGACCAGCGTGATCGCCGTGGTCGAGCCCTTCGCGGGCGGTCCGGCGCCGTCCGGCGGCACGCAGGTGCCCGCCGCGTTCACCGCCGTCATCGCGGTCGTCCTGTGGCTCACCGTGCTGTTCGCCAACCTCGCCGAGTCCGTCGCGGAGGGGCGCGGCAGGGCCCAGGCCGACTCGCTGCGCCGCACCCGCACCGCCACCGCGGCGCAGAAGGTCGCGGCGTACGACGAGGTCGCGGACCCCGACGCCACGCGGGCGCGCCTCGTCGAGGTGTCGTCGGCGGACCTGCGGCTCGGCGACGTCGTCGTGGTGACGGCGGGCGAGCTGGTGCCCGGTGACGGCGAGATCGTCCAGGGCATCGCGTCGGTCGACGAGTCCGCCATCACGGGGGAGTCGGCCCCGGTGATCCGCGAGTCCGGCGGCGACCGGTCCGCGGTCACCGGCGGGACGCGCGTGCTGTCCGACCGGATCGTCGTGCGGATCACCTCGAAGCCGGGCGAGACGTTCGTCGACCGGATGATCGCGCTGGTCGAGGGCGCGAGCCGGCAGAAGACCCCCAACGAGATCGCCCTGTCGATCCTGCTGGCGTCCCTGTCGATCGTGTTCGTCGTGGTGGCGCTCACGCTGAACCCGATCGCGTCGTACGCGGCGGCGCCGGTGAGCGTCGCGGTGCTCGTCGCGCTGCTCGTCTGCCTGATCCCGACGACGATCGGTGCGCTGCTGTCCGCGATCGGCATCGCCGGCATGGACCGGCTCGTGCAGCGCAACGTGCTCGCGATGTCGGGGCGGGCCGTGGAGGCCGCGGGCGACGTGACCACGCTGCTGCTCGACAAGACCGGCACGATCACCCACGGCAACCGGCAGGCGGCCGAGTTCCTCGCCCTGGGCGGTACGCCCCAGGCCGAGCTCGTGCGGGCCGCGGCGGTGTCCTCGCTGGCGGACCCGACGCCCGAGGGCACCTCGATCGTCGACCTCGCGCGGCGCAACGGCGTCGACGTCGGCCAGGGCGTCGCCGGCGACATCGTGCCGTTCACCGCGCAGACCCGGATGTCGGGCCTGGACGAGCCGGACGGCACGCAGATCCGCAAGGGTGCCGGCACGGCCGTCACCGCGTGGCTCGAGGCGGGAGGCACACCCCTGGCCGACGACCTGCGTGCCGAGATGACGGCGGCGGTCGAGCACGTCGCGCAGTCCGGCGGCACGCCGCTGGTCGTCGCGGTCAAGGCGCCCGGGCAGCCGGGTCGCGTCCTGGGTGTCGTGCACCTCAAGGACGTCGTCAAGGAGGGCCTGGCCCAGCGGTTCGCCGAGCTGCGCTCCATGGGCATCCGCACCGTGATGATCACGGGCGACAACCCCCTGACGGCGCGCGCCATCGCCGCCGAGGCGGGCGTCGACGACTTCCTCGCCGAGGCGACGCCCGAGGACAAGCTCGCACTGATCCGCAAGGAGCAGGAGGGCGGCCACCTCGTCGCCATGACGGGCGACGGCACCAACGACGCCCCCGCCCTGGCGCAGGCGGACGTCGGCATGGCGATGAACTCGGGCACGTCGGCCGCGAAGGAGGCCGGCAACATGGTCGACCTCGACTCGGACCCGACCAAGCTCATCGACGTCGTGCGCATCGGCAAGCAGCTGCTCATCACGCGCGGCGCACTGACGACGTTCTCGATCGCCAACGACGTCGCCAAGTACTTCGCGATCATCCCCGCGATGTTCATGGGCGTGTTCCCGGGGCTGCAGGCGCTGAACGTCATGGGCCTGAGCTCGCCGTCGTCGGCCGTGCTGTCCGCGATCATCTTCAACGCGCTGGTCATCGTGGCGCTCATCCCGCTCGCGCTGCGCGGTGTGCGGTACCGGCCGCTCGACGCCTCGGCGATCCTCGGCCGCAACCTGCTGGTCTACGGCGTCGGGGGCATCGTCGCGCCGTTCGTGGGCATCTGGCTCATCGACCTGGTCGTCCGCCACCTCCCCGGCTTCTGA